In Brassica oleracea var. oleracea cultivar TO1000 unplaced genomic scaffold, BOL UnpScaffold01323, whole genome shotgun sequence, the DNA window TGACGGTATGGACAGAGTTTCAGAAACACCATGTCTCCTACTGCAAACTTCACGTCTCGGCGGTGACCGTCCACTCTGTCTTTCATTGTTTGCTGCGCCTTGTGCAAATATTGTCTGATCAACTCCAAGTGATTGTCCCTCTCCTGTATCCTTTTCTCCAAGTCAGCATTAGAAGTAGAGCCCGACTCAAATCCCATCAAAGTCGGTGGCTCTCTCCCGTAAACGGCTTTAAACGGGGACATCATGATCGCAGAGTGAAAGGAAGTGTTATAGTTGTATTCTGCCCAAGCTAAATACTGAGCCCACGTCCTCGGTTTCTCCCCCGCATAACATCTCAGATATGTATCCAATCCTCTGTTAGTGACATCCGTCTGCCCATCGGACTGCGGATGGTAAGCCGTACTGAAACACAGCTTGGTCCCCGCCAAACGAAATAACTCTTTCCAGAACAGCCCCTTGAAGACCTTGTCATGATTGGATACGATCGTTTTAGGAGACCCATGCAACTTGACTATCTCCTGAATGAACAACACCGCAACTTCTGTAGCTGTGAAGGGACGTTTCAGACCTAAGAAGTGAGCATACTTCGAGAATCTGTCCACCACAACCAAGACTGAGTTGTACCCTTCTGACTTAGGTAACCCTTCAACAAAGTCCATAGACACGTCCTCCCACACGTTGAGTGGAATTGCTAGCGGCTGGAGGAGCCCTCCTGGCGCTAGAGTTGAGTATTTATAGCGTTGATAGACTTGACATGCCGCCACATACCGTCGAATGTCTGTCATCATACCTTTCCAGTAAAACACCTCCCTTATGCATTTCTGTGTCTTCAAAATGCCTCCATGACCCCCTTGTTTACTGTCATGGAACTCTTGTAAGATTACTCCAATCAGTCTTGACTCCTTCGGAACAATCAGCTTTCCTTGTCGAAGCAGACGCCCTTGTACCACAGAGTAGTCTGAGTGCTGAGTGGAACCTCCCTATAGCTCAGCGACCAACTGCTTCAGTTCCGGGTCGTCGTCCACCTCCTTACTGATCTCCTCCAATTGCAATGCGACCGAAACTGATAGTGCATACAACTCAGAGACAAAATCTTTTCGAGAAAGAGCGCCGGCGGCTTTGTTCTCGAGACCTGGCTTGTATTGAATCTTGAAGTCAAAGCCCAGTAGTTTTGTTAACCACTTCTGATAATCCACATTGATCTCCCTCTGCTTGAGCTAGAACTTCAGGCTCTTCTGATCCGTGCGGACCAAAAATTTCCTCCCTATAAGGTAGTGACGCCACTTTTGGATCGCAAATACTATTGCCATCAACTCCCGCTCGTAAACTGACTTCATCCTCTGCCTTTCTGTTAATGCTTGGCTGAAATAAGCCAAGGGCCTCTGGTTCTGCATGAGAACTGCTCCTAATCCAACCCCAGACGCATCAGAATCGATCACAAAAACCTCTCCAAAGTTTGGTAAGGCCAAGACTGGTACTGTTGTCATCGCTTTCTTCAATTGTTGAAATGCCAGACCCgccttccccccccccccccNNNNNNNNNNNNNNNNNNNNNNNNNNNNNNNNNNNNNNNNNNNNNNNNNNNNNNNNNNNNNNNNNNNNNNNNNNNNNNNNNNNNNNNNNNNNNNNNNNNNNNNNNNNNNNNNNNNNNNNNNNNNNNNNNNNNNNNNNNNNNNNNNNNNNAACTGTTTCTTCTTCAACAGAGATGTCATTGGCCTAGCAATGTCACCGTACCCTTGCACGAATTTTCGGTAATAACCCGTCAAACCAAGAAACCCTCTTAACTCCTTAACGTTTCTTGGCTCTTTCGACTCCTTCATTGCCTGCATTTTTCCCTCGTCAGCAGCCACTCTTTTTGCGGTGACGACGTGCCCCAAATACTCAATGGATTCTGTCCCAAACTGACACTTCTTCTTATTAGCATATAGCTTATGCTGCTGCAAAATATCCAACACAATGCGAACATGTTCCATGTGCTCCTGAGGGGTCTTGCTGTAGACAAGGATGTCGTCAAAAAATACTAAGACAAACTTGCGCAGATACCCTCGAAAAATATCAATCATCAGCGACTGAAAGGTAGCCGGTGCGTTAGACATTCTGAACGGCAGGACGAGGAACTCGTAGTGGCCGTCATGGGTACGGATCGCTGTCTTTGGTACATTGCACGCCTTGACCAGTATCTGATGATATCCCGACTTCAGGTCTAGTTTGGAGAAGATCACTGCTCCCTGCAACTCGTCTAGCAGTTGATCGATCATCGGAATGGGATAGCAATCAGCAATGGTCACCTTGTTCAATGCCCTGTAGTCAATACAGAACCTCCAACTGCcatcttttttcttcaccagGAGCACCGGGCTCGAAAAGGGGCTGCTACTCTCCCTAATGATCACTGCTGCCAAAATATTAGCCACTTGCTTTTCAATATCCTCCTTCTGTGCTTGGGGATAGCGGAATGGTCTCACACTGACAGGCTGAGCATCCGTTCGAAGTACTATAGCGTGTTCCTTACCACGGGACGGTGGTAACTCCTTCGGTTCCTCAAACACCTGACTGTAAGCTTCAAGAACGGGAGTCAACCTCGTGGCTAAGGATCCTTGTAGTGGCCTCTCCTCCAGCTGCATCCCATAATACTCGATCAGCATTGCTTCTCCCTCAACCTCCATTGTCTTTCTCAAAGTTTTAGCTGAAATTTGAGAACAGCAAAGCCTCGGATCTCCTTGAAGCAGATACTTCTTTCCTTCCACCTTAAACCTCAAAATCTGCCACTTCCAATTCACCTTCATATTGCCCAAAGTTTCTAGCCACTGGA includes these proteins:
- the LOC106321225 gene encoding uncharacterized protein LOC106321225, with translation MALKVTEMAGGVERLEQRSKGQSQERDRRDEGPLSSGLISNPVSASKAPAYVGEGSGKAVTGEPRSAYEARFTEETGPEEGSFVTPQQSWRGLEEWNNPLTRRLKIPMFDGEDADSWVIRTDQYFEIGDFTEEDKLKAVRVCFAGEALSWYRWERHQNPFLSWEEMKSRVLKQFSVSRDSSDEERLLKTTEGGEGKVGRASNGRFQAPATRPNTQGSNGSYLNNPKSTTGTTTLQNNGEQKPHNRVKPPFRHLTLAEIAQQKAEGLCFRCDEKYRYNHHCPKPELMVIMVMEDGTEIDVPDCSVEVEEALAAEEVEVAEISISSMMGISSSRTIKLMGTIRGAEVVVLIDSGATHNFVSTEFVRKMELETDDMKGYSVLTAGGVTIRGTGRCKPLELTLQGCKITSTFLPLELGSVDVILGIQWLETLGNMKVNWKWQILRFKVEGKKYLLQGDPRLCCSQISAKTLRKTMEVEGEAMLIEYYGMQLEERPLQGSLATRLTPVLEAYSQVFEEPKELPPSRGKEHAIVLRTDAQPVSVRPFRYPQAQKEDIEKQVANILAAVIIRESSSPFSSPVLLVKKKDGSWRFCIDYRALNKVTIADCYPIPMIDQLLDELQGAVIFSKLDLKSGYHQILVKACNVPKTAIRTHDGHYEFLVLPFRMSNAPATFQSLMIDIFRGYLRKFVLVFFDDILVYSKTPQEHMEHVRIVLDILQQHKLYANKKKCQFGTESIEYLGHVVTAKRVAADEGKMQAMKESKEPRNVKELRGFLGLTGYYRKFVQGYGDIARPMTSLLKKKQSSSHAEPEALGLFQPSINRKAEDEVSLRAGVDGNSICDPKVASLPYREEIFGPHGSEEPEVLAQAEGDQCGLSEVVNKTTGL